In Deltaproteobacteria bacterium, one genomic interval encodes:
- the rpoC gene encoding DNA-directed RNA polymerase subunit beta', whose translation MALFGKQKRPTDFSAIRISLASPDKIREWSFGEVKKPETINYRTFKPERDGLFCAKIFGPVKDYECNCGKYKRMKHRGVTCEKCGVEVIPSKVRRERLGHIELATPVAHIWFMRSLPSRIATILDMTLKELERVIYYESYIVIEPKDTDLKDGELLTDDKYEKAVEKYGHDGFVAGMGAEVVKEALKKLDLQKLSSFLRSEMKKTTSEVKKKKIVKRLKIVDGFKSSGARPEWMILDVIPVLPPDLRPLVPLDGGRFATSDLNDLYRRVINRNNRLKRLMELNAPDIIIRNEKRMLQEAVDALFDNARRGRIITGQNKRPLKSLSDMIKGKGGRFRQNLLGKRVDYSGRSVIVIGPDLKLHQCGLPKKMALELFKPFIYQKLEERGYATTIKAAKKMVEKERPEVWDVLDEVIKEHPVMLNRAPTLHRLGIQAFEPLLIEGKAIQLHPLVCTAFNADFDGDQMAVHIPLSVESQTEARVLMMSTNNILSPANGKPVIVPTQDIVLGIYYMTRERYGVKGTGSILSSPEEVRVAYDAGEVHLQAKIKVKMDGKLIDTTVGRIILNEVLPDEIPFEFVNRVMDKKQLANLIDICYRRAGDKKTVILADQLKNLGFTYATKAGISICIDDMKIPSKKGKLLGKAYSEAQEIQKQYNEGLITDGERYNKVIDIWAQTTEEIAAEMLKDLGTETIKDEKGKEKSIPSFNPIFMMADSGARGSAQQIRQLAGMRGLMAKPSGEIIETPITANFREGLTVLQYFISTHGARKGLADTALKTANSGYLTRRLVDVAQDAIISEDDCGTLDGIYISSLIEGGEIIEPIGERLLGRVAMEDIIDQFTGNILVKENEEIDEDNVAKIEEAGMEKVKIRSVLTCRSKRGICKKCYGRDLARGRMVDLGEAVGVIAAQSIGEPGTQLTMRTFHIGGTASRRAEQTQLEARHDGNVKFINLHTAVNSKNEVVVMSRNGEIALHDENGRDREVNSLIYGAKLKVKDGQKVKTGEVLAEWDPYTIPIITEASGVVKFGDIEEGKTMREQVDEVTGLSSKVVVSYKEGDLRPRVSIKDQAGRTLKIHGAAIEARYLLPVGAIITINEGDAVFAGDIICKIPRETTKTKDITGGLPRVAELFEARKPKECAVISEIDGAVSFGKDTKGKRKVVVTPEIGEPKEYLIPKGKHISVREGDRVKAGEPLMDGSANPHDILSVLGIKELAKYLVDEVQEVYRLQGVKINDKHIEVIVKQMLRRVKIKEPGDTDVLVGDQVERYIFEEANEKMLAKGKRPAIAEPLLQGITKASLSTESFISAASFQETTKVLTEASIAGKVDYLRGLKENVIMGKLVPAGTGFPYYRKLSLAVPEESGLTQEPSD comes from the coding sequence ATGGCGCTTTTTGGAAAGCAGAAAAGACCGACTGATTTTTCTGCCATAAGGATATCTCTTGCATCTCCTGATAAGATAAGAGAGTGGTCTTTTGGCGAGGTAAAAAAGCCTGAGACCATAAACTACAGGACATTCAAACCGGAAAGGGACGGCCTTTTTTGCGCAAAGATATTCGGTCCCGTAAAGGATTATGAATGCAACTGCGGAAAATATAAAAGGATGAAGCACAGGGGCGTAACCTGCGAAAAATGCGGGGTGGAGGTTATACCTTCCAAGGTAAGGAGGGAAAGGCTTGGCCATATAGAGCTTGCCACCCCTGTTGCTCATATATGGTTTATGCGGAGCCTGCCAAGCAGGATAGCCACCATACTGGATATGACCCTGAAGGAGCTTGAAAGGGTTATATATTATGAAAGCTATATAGTTATAGAGCCAAAGGATACCGACCTTAAGGATGGCGAACTTTTAACTGATGATAAGTATGAAAAGGCCGTGGAAAAGTATGGTCATGATGGTTTTGTTGCAGGTATGGGCGCTGAGGTAGTAAAAGAGGCGCTTAAGAAACTGGATTTGCAGAAGCTTTCATCTTTTCTTCGTTCAGAGATGAAAAAAACCACATCTGAGGTAAAAAAGAAGAAGATAGTAAAGAGATTAAAGATAGTAGACGGTTTTAAGTCGTCAGGAGCCAGGCCGGAATGGATGATACTGGATGTGATTCCTGTTTTACCGCCGGACTTAAGACCTCTGGTGCCTCTGGATGGAGGAAGATTTGCCACATCTGACTTAAACGATCTTTACAGAAGGGTGATAAACAGGAATAACCGCTTGAAGAGGCTTATGGAGCTTAATGCCCCCGATATTATAATACGAAATGAGAAGAGGATGCTGCAGGAGGCTGTTGATGCGCTGTTTGATAATGCGCGCCGGGGTAGAATAATAACAGGGCAGAATAAACGTCCATTAAAATCCTTGAGCGATATGATAAAAGGCAAGGGCGGTAGATTCAGGCAGAACCTTCTTGGAAAGAGGGTTGACTACTCTGGACGTTCAGTCATTGTAATTGGTCCTGATTTAAAATTGCATCAATGCGGCCTGCCCAAAAAGATGGCGCTCGAATTATTTAAACCGTTTATATATCAAAAACTTGAAGAGCGCGGCTATGCCACTACTATTAAGGCTGCAAAGAAAATGGTTGAAAAGGAAAGGCCGGAGGTATGGGATGTGCTTGATGAGGTTATAAAGGAGCATCCTGTGATGTTGAACAGGGCTCCCACATTGCACCGTTTGGGCATACAGGCATTTGAACCGCTTCTTATCGAAGGGAAGGCTATTCAGCTTCATCCACTTGTTTGCACTGCGTTTAATGCGGATTTTGACGGCGATCAGATGGCTGTCCATATCCCTCTTTCCGTAGAGTCCCAGACTGAGGCGAGGGTGCTTATGATGTCAACAAACAATATCCTTTCCCCGGCAAACGGCAAGCCTGTAATTGTGCCTACCCAGGATATTGTTCTCGGAATCTACTATATGACAAGGGAAAGGTATGGTGTTAAGGGAACCGGCAGCATCCTTTCATCGCCTGAAGAGGTCAGGGTTGCGTATGATGCAGGAGAGGTCCATCTTCAGGCAAAGATAAAGGTCAAGATGGATGGGAAATTGATAGATACTACAGTAGGAAGGATTATTTTAAACGAGGTATTGCCTGATGAGATTCCATTTGAATTCGTAAACAGGGTAATGGATAAGAAGCAGCTTGCAAATCTAATTGATATCTGTTACCGCCGCGCCGGGGATAAGAAGACGGTAATTCTTGCCGATCAGCTTAAAAACCTTGGTTTTACATATGCAACAAAGGCCGGGATATCTATCTGTATAGATGATATGAAGATACCGTCCAAAAAAGGCAAGCTTTTGGGAAAGGCATACAGCGAGGCTCAGGAAATCCAAAAGCAGTATAATGAAGGTTTGATAACTGATGGTGAAAGATATAACAAGGTTATTGATATATGGGCGCAGACAACTGAGGAGATTGCCGCAGAGATGCTCAAAGATCTCGGCACAGAGACTATAAAAGATGAGAAGGGTAAAGAAAAGAGCATTCCCAGTTTTAATCCAATATTTATGATGGCTGATTCCGGGGCAAGGGGTTCTGCACAGCAGATAAGGCAGCTTGCAGGTATGAGAGGGCTTATGGCAAAGCCGTCAGGCGAAATAATAGAGACGCCGATAACGGCTAATTTCAGAGAAGGTCTTACAGTGCTGCAGTACTTCATCTCTACGCACGGGGCAAGAAAGGGTCTTGCAGACACAGCTTTAAAAACCGCCAATTCAGGCTACCTTACAAGAAGATTGGTGGATGTTGCGCAGGATGCAATAATCTCTGAAGATGACTGCGGAACATTGGACGGCATATATATATCTTCGCTTATTGAGGGTGGAGAAATTATTGAACCTATAGGTGAAAGGCTTCTGGGCAGGGTTGCCATGGAGGATATTATAGACCAATTCACAGGCAATATCCTTGTTAAAGAAAATGAAGAGATTGATGAAGACAACGTGGCTAAAATAGAAGAGGCAGGCATGGAGAAGGTAAAGATAAGGAGCGTCCTTACCTGCAGGAGTAAACGTGGGATATGCAAAAAGTGTTACGGAAGGGACCTTGCCAGAGGCCGAATGGTTGATTTGGGCGAGGCTGTTGGCGTCATTGCAGCCCAGTCCATAGGAGAGCCTGGAACACAGCTTACAATGAGAACATTTCATATCGGCGGTACAGCCAGCAGAAGGGCGGAACAAACCCAATTGGAGGCAAGACATGACGGCAATGTTAAATTTATAAATCTGCATACTGCTGTGAACTCAAAAAATGAAGTTGTGGTTATGAGCAGGAATGGCGAAATAGCCCTTCACGATGAGAATGGAAGGGATAGAGAGGTAAATTCTCTAATATATGGCGCAAAACTTAAGGTCAAGGATGGCCAGAAGGTTAAGACAGGAGAAGTGTTGGCAGAGTGGGATCCATATACAATCCCGATTATAACAGAGGCAAGTGGCGTGGTTAAATTCGGAGATATTGAAGAAGGGAAGACCATGCGGGAACAGGTGGACGAGGTTACCGGTCTTTCAAGTAAAGTTGTAGTGAGCTATAAAGAGGGCGATTTGAGGCCAAGGGTTTCTATAAAGGACCAGGCTGGAAGGACATTAAAGATCCATGGCGCTGCTATAGAGGCCAGATACCTCTTGCCTGTCGGAGCTATAATAACAATTAACGAAGGAGATGCTGTTTTTGCAGGGGATATTATATGTAAGATTCCAAGAGAGACTACAAAAACCAAGGATATTACCGGCGGGCTGCCGCGGGTTGCAGAACTCTTTGAGGCAAGGAAGCCAAAGGAATGCGCTGTTATCAGCGAAATTGACGGCGCAGTGTCGTTTGGCAAGGATACTAAAGGCAAGAGAAAGGTTGTTGTTACTCCGGAGATTGGGGAACCTAAAGAATATCTGATTCCTAAAGGCAAGCATATAAGTGTGAGGGAAGGGGACAGGGTAAAGGCAGGAGAGCCTCTTATGGACGGGTCTGCAAATCCGCATGATATTCTCAGCGTGCTTGGTATTAAGGAATTGGCTAAATATCTTGTGGATGAGGTGCAGGAGGTCTATAGGCTGCAAGGCGTTAAGATAAACGATAAGCATATTGAAGTAATTGTAAAGCAGATGCTCAGAAGGGTAAAGATAAAAGAGCCTGGTGATACAGATGTTCTTGTTGGAGACCAGGTTGAAAGATATATATTTGAAGAGGCAAACGAGAAGATGCTGGCGAAAGGAAAGAGGCCTGCAATCGCCGAACCGCTTTTGCAGGGGATTACCAAGGCATCTCTCTCTACAGAAAGTTTTATATCTGCAGCCTC